One Onychostoma macrolepis isolate SWU-2019 chromosome 15, ASM1243209v1, whole genome shotgun sequence DNA segment encodes these proteins:
- the polr1g gene encoding CD3e molecule, epsilon associated protein, giving the protein MSDSEEEACEPRTAKERVSKYQCPTDFVSMLYSSASALQDEDGEKELWLIKAPARFDPKCFENLQVPLSGLEMVQSSGATSQIYSVLSSRTAPSDLHLLISKEKHQKPVLCSSGFSGVLKISESYGDCSENQGPVPIPAAPAPSIPAGLRQRFQPFGSSIAAHVQDELTVVSPTVPKRNSQEPIEGEERKKKKKKKKDKRQEDSEAVFIKEEHTQIDCDQLGSSELKEEELTEERRRKKKKVKKEKERHSEDMVDASLIYKTEPLDPSWNDDCIDTPGKTKKKKKKSSRHE; this is encoded by the exons ATGTCGGACAGTGAAGAAGAAGCTTGTGAACCCCGGACAGCAAAGGAGAGAG TTTCAAAGTACCAGTGTCCGACTGACTTTGTGTCCATGCTGTATTCCTCTGCAAGTGCCTTACAGGACGAAGATGGAGAGAAGGAGTTATGGCTCATCAAAGCTCCGGCTCGCTTCGATCCTAAATG CTTTGAAAACCTCCAAGTTCCCTTATCAGGACTGGAAATGGTCCAGTCTTCTGGCGCGACCTCTCAGATCTACAGCGTCCTCAGCAGCAGAACGGCACCATCAGATCTCCATCTGCTCATTTCCAAAGAGAAACATCAGAAGCCTGTCCTCTGTTCCTCCGGTTTCAGTGGAGTCCTCAAGATCTCAGAGAGCTACGGAGACTGCAGTGAGAACCAAGGTCCCGTTCCCATCCCGGCCGCTCCAGCTCCATCCATCCCAGCTGGTCTCAGGCAACGTTTCCAGCCTTTTGGTAGTTCCATTGCAGCTCACGTGCAAGATGAACTCACCGTAGTCTCTCCAACTGTTCCCAAGAGAAACAGTCAGGAACCGATCGAGGGCGAGGAgcggaaaaagaagaaaaagaaaaagaaagacaagAGGCAAGAGGACAGTGAAGCAGTTTTTATCAAAGAAGAACATACACAAATTGACTGTGATCAGTTAGGGTCATCTGAACTTAAGGAGGAAGAGCTGACAGAGGaaaggaggaggaagaagaaaaaGGTCAAGAAAGAGAAGGAAAGACATAGTGAAGACATGGTTGATGcaagtttaatatataaaactgaGCCACTGGATCCTTCATGGAATGATGATTGCATTGACACCCCAGGGAAAactaaaaagaagaaaaagaaaagtagtCGACATGAGTAG